The Eschrichtius robustus isolate mEscRob2 chromosome 16, mEscRob2.pri, whole genome shotgun sequence DNA segment AACACATAtctttttgcagaaggtttctgctagtcacaaggagcagacgtcaccatgaaggattttagtgcttttctagatatgaggagatacaagaagtgggctcataaaattggctcctgaaaatatctaactatctgaagacctgttctgccactttttcccagagcacagagtgcctcattcctgccctccaccctgaactcctttcagggggtgtcggaggtcagcagctgcagcaacatgtgatttaatccttgtagaggtagatggcaagtgccaatttgtagttgacatggggaaggaaaaataatgttCCCCCTACCCTCTAGCCTCTTGGCTGAGatcccctgtaataaaagacagattaacacgAGGAAAACCAACAGAAGTTGAATAACCTGTATACTCcctgtatacatgggagacaCCCAGGAAAAGTGAGGAATTGCCAGAAATGGCCTAGCTGCCAtaaataccatctccagctaaagacaaaagatgttGGATTTGGGAGAGCGAGTGAAAGGAAGTTGTCAGGAAAAGCACAGGAAACGAGAGTATAGTTGTTATGCAGGTTTAACTCCTGCCTTAATATAAGAGTTGATACGAGTGATAAGAATTTCTAGATTTAGTTCATCCTCCTCTTCCAGGTACAGAGAGGAAGACACCTTTACAGATGGAGATTTCCCTTAACAATGTAAATGTcttcttacaaaagggtaacgtctcagttttcaaagcctctcCAGTGTCTGCTGTTTCTCAAAAATGATCAGCCTAAAAaaatcctcatgccaaagaggcatattttgtgGCGGCAAGTTCTGCCCCCCTTCACCCTCTTAGGGTTGTTTTTGGCTGGGCCTGACAGCTacattgacatgagacagatcaacaggagaaaagcaCACCAATTTATTTAACACGAGTCTTACAGGACCCAGGAGCCTTCATAAAGAATGAAGACTCAGAGAAATGGTGACACTAACTTGCTTCTATATTAGGTTGAACAAAGTGGGCAATTGTGGAAAAGTGATTACACGATGTGGAAGACCAGAGGAAGTTAAGAATCATTTGAACAAATAAAGTTTGTGTAGAGTTCTCTCGGTCTCAACTTCTCCTCCCTGACGATGAAAAACGTTACTTTCCTCCTGCTATAAGGAGCACATCTTTCATAGAGGAATTTAATTTCCTGCTTTTAAGAGAATGCAGAAAGGTAGGAGTGTTTTTCTTGTACTTGgctgtttttcaagtgcctttAACTCAAAATCATCCAAATGCCAGAGCGACATGTTTTGGGGTGGTGTGTTCTGAACTCCTTCACCATTAGTGGGTCTGAAGTGGGGCTCACAATACGAGGAGCAAGGCATAAAATTGTGCTAGCTGAACGGAATCAAAAGTTAAATATGCATCATTAGTTTTCTCTAAAATGTCATGCAAGCTGGGACAGTTATATGTACGActatcccatttttaaatttcgATATATATTTTCCAGTGTTATCACAGTTAATTCCTTAAATACCAAATTGCTGAGGACAGAGATATACGAATGGTATTTTTTGAACAGGGTCCTTCTGAAGATATTTATAAACGAATGATTTACGTtctttcatggagcattgtttctATGCTATAAATAGTGTTTTATGATATCAAAGTAATGCTGCAAGGAGGCTTTTGGACTGAGGTGCTTTTAACCCCTTCTTCGCCTACCTAAGCAGACCAAACCCTAAGCGGAATATTTCCCGCAAATGCCTCAAGAGCAGGAAAAACAACCCCATCACCAACAGCCAATCAGGCTTTCCCAAATGGCACGACCACTTAAGCCACAGCCAATCAAATGATTCCCTTGCTTCTGCATCCTCTCTATAAAAATTTCCGCCCTCGGCTCCTGTCCGGGAAGTAGTGCTGCTAACCTCTAAGGCTTTGGTGCTGCTcaatttgaattgatttttgctcaaatcAATCCTTAAATCTTTCAAAGAGAAAAGTCTTAATCTTCTTGTGTCTGAAATCAAAcagtcctccccactccccatgtctttttttttttttttttaatgtaaatgactgcttatatttatttatttatgactgtgttgggtcttcgtttctgcgcgagggctttctctagttgcggcaagcgggggccactcttcatcgcggtgcgcgggcctctcaccgtcgcggcctctcttgttgcggagcacaggctccagacgcgcaggctcagtaattgtggctcacgggcccagttgctccgcggcatgtgggatcttcccagaccagggctcgaacccgtgtcccctgcattggcaggcagattctcaaccactgcgccaccagggaagccccccccatgTCTTTTTGATTACAAAAAAAATGTCTCCATTTGGTCAGAAGGCATTCACAGAACCGATTCAGTGCTGCCTGAAAAGGTTTAGTTGCCACCTTGTGGATAAGAAAAGAGCCGCATCCAAAGATAATCTACCATTTTCTGTACAAATGATTTAAAACCTCCAGCATGGTTAACTTtcaaattatcaaaaaattaTTCGTAAACCCCGTTAAAAACAAGACAGCAGGCCCCAAATGAGTcgcttatgctaagccccacTTCATCAAACCGAGACTTAGCAACAGTTTCAGCTGTCCCGAAACGGAATCTTCAGCCCGTCTGTCGGAACAGCCTAGACGGGACTCGTTCAGTCGCCCGCCTGGTTGCCCCCTGCCATCCTGGCCCCTAAAGGAAGGCGACCTTGACACAGCCAATCCGCTTTTTGCTGGTATAGCTTTCTTGTCCGGCTCCCTTCTGCCTGTAGTTCCATTTCATACAGCCCCTCAGAGCCCCTTTCTAGCTGCTGGACTGGGTGCTGCTGATTTCGTGAATCACAGAATAAAGTCAGTAAGATTTCAATTTACTCAGTGAACTTGCTTTTTTACACcgcaaagttatttttttaagctgCCACTATTTGGTAGACTCAAAAGAGGGCACCTCATTGTCAGAGTGAGTTTAGAAAGAGGAGCAGAAAAACTTTCAGAACGCTTACGCCAGTAGCTGCTCACAGCTGCTATCTCCTAACCGGGGGACTTCCTCGAAAAGACACGGGGCTCGTTTCTGGACGTGTAAGTTAACGTGCAATAGATTTCTATCACATGTTAtgtcaattttactgaattttcaTCTGCTTCCCTAACCACCTTTGGGGGTAATAAAAGGAAGAGGGACCCAAGAAAGGTACAGCCAGGGTTGCTCCTGAGATGCAGCTAGTACTGTTGCCAGGTATGCTGCTCAGTATTAAGGAAGGAATTGGAACAGAATTTCCCCCTCCAGCAGTTTTTTGAACTAATCAGGGAGAGAAATAAGACAAACTCTGAAATAAAACTGCATAAAAGGCAAATGAAAACCATACCAGAAAAATCCAGGCAATATTTTTCTAGTGTTTAATTGATCTCAAGGAAGGAAAAAGTCCAGATTCACAAAAACCTATGTGTATTGTTTTATTATACACAAAACCAAGCATACAATAAATACACAGCAAATAACATGCTGAATATTTTCAGGCCATTTTGAATGGTGCTCTGTACATGTACATGAATAAGTGATAAATACTGCTTCTCTATTACCTTGAAATACAGTACCaccaagagttttatatttttattttactactcACGTAAATGAGcataaaggaaagaggaaatagaTAATATTTAAACATGTAAGGTAGAAATTCTTCTTTCTGGAAACTAACCAAATAGGCCTGAGAACCACTACTAATCAATGATatcctctcccccatcttttctGTCATAGCCACCAATCCCACCCTATTCCAGTTAAgttacaaacctacagccaatttAGTCATTAAAGATTTGAGAAACAGTCCCAACCTAAACAATTGTAGCTAATACTGATAtatttttgtaattcatttttgtacttttttacAACTTTTTCCCCTGATCCTAAGCTTGAAGCAGTTCTTCTTACATTCTCTAAACTTGGAGGGGTTTTTTTGctaccatttattttattttattggatcaTTTTAATTGGTTTAAATGCAACATGTATGTAAACCACTCCACAGAAATGAGAGGCACTTCTTAGAAATACAATGACTCATGTCACAAGATTCAATGGCTTCAATTTGATGAACTGAATGAACTCCTGACTCAACTCTCCAATGTTGTCTGCTTGAATGGCGAGATCCTTATCTGCAGCATTTAGTGCATTAAAAGATGTGCATCAGAAATCACGAAATTGTGCTTATGTTCCATAATGAACCTATATTCATTAGGAGCTCTGATCCAATCACAATAATGTTGGTTAAAATAAACTACCAACCCGAGGCAAAAAAGTAAACAAGTAAAGCCACTTTTTCAGGCTTTTAAAACTGCCTTAACATGTGACATTATAGCTATCCCCCCAAATTAAGCAACCAACTTCAAGTCAAAGAGCTAGGAACAAATGTAACATCCGAGGCGTTACCTCAACATTTCTTCATCAGCTCAGAAATACACGAGGCCGGGAAAGGTAAACTACGTCACCCTCACCCTCCAGATCTCTGAGGGTACCTGCACAGGTGCATTACTGGGAGAGGCGGCAGCTCAGCATAAACCCTGTAGGATTAATATCagaagtatatatgtgtatatatatatgtgtgtaaatatatgtaaCGTGCTTACAGAGATTTATCGAACCTGAATACTTCATAAAGAGCTGCATAAAAATCTAGCAGAGAAAGGCTCATGAATTGGGTGCCGGCAGTGTATATAGGACTAACCCATCTGTACTCACAGGAGCAGGGCCGTCGAGGGACATGTGGGGTGCCACTCAGGAAccacagaaaggaaaagtaagACTAGCACTATGTTTTCAAGACACTATACTTATACTGAGTACAAAAGTTATAGTATAATTGCGAACCATGGAAGTAATGCCTGCCAGATGTACATCGtttgttcatttataaaaatgcatAAGATTTTATTGTAAGCAGTGCTTTCTCCAGTAGGGTGGTGTGAGAGAGAATATAAGAGGGACTCTGTAaataaaagtcttagaagaaaaaaaattaccataaaaatttttgttgtttaatacgattaaaatcagattttaaaatggCATCTTAATATTCAACTTTGgcctattattttaattatttatagatGCATCTTGTCTTTATGTTAACTTAAACAGTGCCTTGGATGACACTGAGTTACTGGGTGAAAAGTCTGCgagttagtaaatattttcagatgaaaaGTGCCAAGTTTTTCATTTGTCCCAAaggtgagaaaacagaaacatatatgtaaaaaaacaaatagaataatCGTTTGAAGGGATAAAATCAGCTGCAGTCATTAAAACATACTGTATATCAAGAAGTAGTCAAGCAAAGGTTCTACAGGTATTCACCATAATATCAAGAGAAATCTCTCAGCACAACCATAGGGACAAGTAGATGTGACTTAACAGCGGTTAAATAAGAAGCATTCAGGGGAGTCAGGAAGCCACAGGGCCAGGTGAGGAGGTTAAGACATTCAGTAACCTGATCCGTGGTccgccctcccaccccctgctccCAGCAAGATTATAAAGTCCTGCTCTCACAAATGAAGACAGATCATCATTCTGATGCTTTTTCCCACGGCACCTCTTCAGAGAAGCCACACATGCCGGGGATTCTGGTGCCAACTGTTTCATTCTTCCTCCCATCACGTGCTAACAACCGTGCTCAGACCCGCCAACGTCCACTGGGACGAAACCTGCACGCTATTTTAACTTCAGCTTAGAGAATATAGAAATGGACTTCGCCACCACCTCTAAATTGAAAaggccttgtttttttttaaacccacgtCAGGGAAAGTGTTTGAAAGCACTAGATTCCACTGTCTGGAAGGAGCAGGCAGCTTAGTGATAAATGACTTTGCTCATAATAGCTGCTCCGTAACTCGAGGAAGAGCCGAAGCTTCCCCAGGAGTGAGATGCCCGGACCTTCTGCTTGAATAGTTTAGGATAAGGATGCAGAGAGCCCTATTTCAGACATTCAGGTTACTACACCGTTTGAAGCAGTACGCACTAGTTTACATACGCTGTACGTGGCCTGGCTGAGGTTTCAGAAGTTTAGTCCACTCTTCCCTTGGAGAGCTgtcgttttatttctttatatggcACAGAACTTGGTTAATTTTTATCTGAAGGGCTCTCATTTGCCTAAGACTGTCAACACAAAATATGGTTACTGAAAGACACCCTTCTTTGGAAACGACCCTGTTGTGGCTTGGGTGGGCGTGGCGTGGACTAAAGAACTGGTCAACCTCTTCAGTGTCAGTAATCCCAAAGTCTCTTAAAATTCACAGTATTGTAACTTTTGGAAGCGCTCCAATATTGAGGCACCTGCAGGTCCTTGCAATTCATCATCTCAGTTATGATTtgaatttgtgtgtgtttggttttACTCCATTTGTTTTGAGCTTTTTCTCGCTGGATATAGTGGCTCGAGCAcaattatttgcatttccctttttcttaagAGTTGCATGTGCTGGCGCTCTGGAGGCCTTGTAGGTGTCCGTGGAGTCCCCGATCACCGCTGGCTGCCTGGGAAAGCGAAGGTTCACGCTGCTCTCCATCTTAGGGTCGCCGCCGTCCCCGCAGGACAGATGCCAGTGCTGCAGCTTGGAGCTCttgttggatttctttttcttctcctctgtctGCATGTCCAGGGTTTGCTTCTGAGAACACAGTCTGCTGCTACTCAGCACATCGAGGGGTTTGGTGGAAGCCTCACATGTGTAATAGGACGGATGGACGTCTTCCCGGTGCACGTCTTTCTTTCGTGAAGGGCCTGACTTCGGAGGCCCTTCCTGCTGAGGCGTGGACAGAGCGCTGGCAATCAGCTTGCTTCTCCCAGGGCTTTTCAGAGCCCCCGAGGTCCCAGGAGCAGTGGGAGGCCTCGCCTTGGCCCCCTTTCCTTTCTCGCACTGGGCAGTCTGGATCTGTAGCCACTCGAGCTGGACAAGCCTGTCGACGTACTTCCCCAGCGGCCCCGCGGCTCTGGGCACGGCCTCTGTCCTGTGCTCAGAGTGCAGGAGCACAGCCATGTCCCGCAGGTCCCAGGAGTTACACGGGGCCGGGAGGAAGTCGGGGTAACAGTATTCGGGCTGGGTGGGACCCTGCCCTGGGTGCAGATCGAAGTGAACCGCATCAATCTCTTCGGCTCGAAGGTGAAGATCTGGAGGCGTGAGGGGAGAAGGGGGGACGGGGATTCTTTCTGAATCAGAGAGGTCACTGGCACTGTCCTCCTCAGCATCTTCTTTGACAATTTTCATCGTCTGAAAGTCCAGAAACAACTTGTTCCCTGAGGACCCCCGACACCTGTAGCCAAGGGGACTCCTTTTGGGGTTTCCTTCCGGGGAAATGCTTTCCTTCAGTTTATCCTCAGTTGGTTGGAGGACACATCCTCCGAGACTGCTTTTCAGCTGGGACGAGATGTAGGGGACTTGGGATTTACTCTGCCTTTTTCTTGAATTCTTTGGACGTTGTACTTTATTCCAAGAGGGGCCTGCATTCATATTGCTGCGAGAAATAAACCTGCAATTCTTAGTCCATCTGACAAAAACTAGCCAGCCGATGACTGAACAAAGGAACCAAAAGAATCCCCTAGTGGTATATTTCAGCTATCGCGAGGCATTAGAAAATGTGAGGCCTCTAAACTCACAGAACAAGTTACAGGACAATTTTCCACTTGATACTCTACTTAGGAAACATCGTAGTGCAGGTGCCAGAGTAAATGCATGGATTCTATTTTACATCAAACATTagcttttaagaaaacactaacaTTTCATAAAGTGcttatattatcattttaaacatTAGTTTGGAAAACATCTCTCATAGGACACTCAATCTGTTCTGCTAATGATGAGCAGTGTTTAATAACATGAACAAGTAAAATCCACAGCTTTCTTTTATATACCTATTTTCAATTAAATGTAAACAGGATTTAAAATACAAGTTTTACAGAACTTAATCACTGATTGGTGGTAATTCTGAGCTGACAAAAACCTTAAGGAAAAGTGTAGCATATACAACCTACACCTTAAACCAAAAGCTTATCAGAGTGTTTTCAAATAGAAAACACACTCAGGAAAACTGTTTAGAGGAATAGGAATAAAATCATACCTTTTAACAcaatatgaatttaaaaaataggtttaATGCAATCCTTTGAATGGCGGGAAGTAGACATTGTGAATACCGTGTGCATTACCAGCATGGCAACTGATTCTTCCTCTAATTTATTCTGAGGCAGGATCTCGTATCAGaggtgaaaatattttctttttgacttATTTACCAAGAACATAGCATTTTGCCAAGATGAATAATACTTCTCAGCAACATCAGTCTGGTGGGGTTAAAAAAATTGGGTGGTAAACATGCTTTGTGGAAACCTCAGAGGTTCATTTGTTTGGCTTACATTCGTCTGTGTTTCCACCACACTAAGCAATTACTTGAAAATGTGTCACTTCTTAACAAATAAACACGTTGGAGGTTAAATCATTGCCAGTAACATAAcacgtgctcaataaatgttgacgaAATGGATAAAGGAATTGCCACTATTTAGAACTCATAGCCAATATTGTTAAAACTTTCATTTACCTCTAGCTGTCTGTGTGCATCCGTAAAAGTTATCAGTATcctttttatagaaaaggaaactaaCATAGACAGATGATTAAGGGGCTTACCCCAAATTGTGGATTCTGCTAAGAGTGCAAGAATTATGACCTCTGGAATTTTTACCAACTAGTAATGTTTAAAATCATTTCTGCCAGACAagaaatataagtatatatttccTATCAACAGACATATCTTTTTCCCAACCACACATATCAATCTGGAGAACTGAGATAACGTGCCTTTTGCAAGACAAAGCAATTACATGAAAAACTGTTTACCTGCTTTTCTGATAAGATTTATTCACCCTATTCCCTTTCTTGAAAAAGTCACACGGCTGATCATCATCTAGGGTTTGATGGACTGTCTAAAAAACAGACACGTAGTTAATAAACATcctgatcacacacacacacacacacacacacacacacaaaagaaacaaacaggaaaaaaaaaaacagaacaaatctaAATAAGATTTTACTTCAAAGTTTACATCACCTTTGCTGTAGCGCTCAAAATATTCTTGCTCAGTCTGTTGGGAGATGATGGCAGCAGGGGAAGTAACTTCTTTATTCCTGTTATATTTGGAAAGGACTCCTTACCACCGGAACTAGAAGCAACAGAACAGTGTCGGCAAGTACTGACTGCAAACGGTCCTATCACCAGTATTGTGCTGGTTTTCACttgtttattcttaaatattcaaATTGTATAGAAAAACTGGTGGGAGGATATTGCCTTCTATTTACGGTTTAatctttttttgcttgtttgtttttcacagtggATATTAGATACAAGATCACACTACTACAAAtggattccctctctctctctccccatacccacacatacacacacaaaatctcctTGGAAATAACACGCTGTGGAAATTTGTGGGGCTAATTAAGGTCGGGTGTCGCTCCAAAGTTCccatgtccattcattcattcattcgttcgttcTTTCAACAAATACTGGAGTGCCTAGAAAACGGCAGGATTACACACATGTCCTGCTCTTGTGGAGCTTAAGCTCTACTGTGGAGGCTCCCTTCCAAGTCTCCTGCCTTCACTATCACATCAATCCACGAAAAGGCTATCAATATCTTCATACACATCACACGATGTTATCTCTTTGTGACATTTTGTTGATTTGTACCACCCAAGGTTGCTTTTCCCCTCTTATTTTGAGTGGCCTACTAAAAGTGCCCCATTTGAACATGAATACGTGTTTTTCTTCCGTAATATCCCCTGCCTCTGAAAAATGGAAGAGGTGGGATTATagaagatttttatttccttcctaaaACTTTGCtgtgttatttttcaaaagaagcatGTGTGCCATTTTGGTCAGTGTACACATGATGGGAATAAGAAACACATGCGGGCCCTCACAATGAATGAATTATACCATAATCAACGGCTTGATTCATTTTGGATGTAGAAAACGTTCTTTACCAACCCTCCTCCAATTAGCCTGGTTTTATTGCTGCTTTGTCCCTCTGGACAGTAAGGAACCCTCTAGAACGCTCTCTAGAAAGTGCACTCCCATCTTCTCCACTTCACCTGACAAGCTTTACACCCTAGGCTGTGCCGTTTTCTGCACCAAGTTAGAGAGAGATGACAGCCTGCAGGGTCCCTAAGGATGCAGAAAACAAGCTCCGGTTTCCCTGACGGTTCCGGCTCCCATCGGAACAAAGCTAAAAGTCTGAGATTCTGGCTCCAAAAATGCGTCCCAAGCGCCAGAGGCTGCTTGCTTAAGGGCAACCGCATACGTCACCCCAGGGTATGAACTCTTGCTCCCACATCTACCTCTCAGGCGCGGCGCCACGAGACAGCCGCAGCCGCCCGCTCCCCACCCCCGGGGACGGTGCCGGGCGGCAAAGCATTGTGGGTGCCGTGGGGACAGGACGCTTCTCCTCTACGCAGCGAGGCTCCCTCGGTCTGGCCTAGGGTCCAGGCTGCAGTGCAAACGTCCAAAGAGCTGGCTAGCCTCGAGGCTTAAAATCAGCCTGGGGACGAGCTCCTGGAAAGGCCGGGTTTTGCacgcctcccccgcccccattaACCCAGAAATCCGAGGACCAGCAGCATGCACGTTCCTGGTCCTCCGTTTGTGCAGACGCGGATCTGTGATCGATCGGCGGGCGGGCCAGGCAGACGCGGACAGAGATTGATCAGACCTGTTTCGCGATCGCCGAGGACACGTGACGCGGCCACCGGCCTTCCTTCCCGGGCCGGGGCGGGAGGCCGGACTGCGGCGCGCTGCTGCAGGCGCGGCGGCGGCGCTCGGGCGGCGGGAGTCCGCGCGCGGGCCGCGTCACGAGGGGCGGGGCGGAGGCTCGCCGGGAAGTTGCACCGACAAGTTGCAGCCGTGTAAGTAACGCCAGGGCCCGGGGGTGGGAGCGGCCGCTGGGCGGACACCGCCTTCCCCCAGGCACCCGGGAGGAAGCAGAAGGCCGGCGCCACCCCGCGCTCCGCGGTGGTCCCGAAAAACTTCCACGGGAGCAAGCACTCATCTCTTGaaatcagctcttttttttttttttttttttgctgcccaaAGCGAAAAACCCGGGCGAGGACTCGAGGGACGAGGACTCGAGGGGTGAAGTGGCTGTCCGGGCGCAGCCGGCCCACTGGATCCCCTGCAGGCAGAGGTTCCGGCGGACCCTCCCCAGGGGCTGCTGAGCACGGCCAGGGACACAGAGGGAGCGGACGCGGGGTCGGGAGGCCACCCCCTCGGTTCCACTTCCCCATCGCCCGACGGCCGGCCGGGCCATGTCCAGAGGCCCGGGCTCCGCGGTCCTCCCCGCCGCCGCCGGTTTCCGGAAGCCCGCCCCGCGGAGCCTCAGCTGCCTCTCGGACCTGGACGGCGGCGCGGCCCGGGAGTCGCGGCCCTGCAGGCCCCCCGGGAGCCCGGGcagcgcgccgccgccgccgcccgcgccgtCCGGCTGCTACCCCCGCCTTCGGCCCATCATCCTGCGGCGGGCGCGCTCGCTGCCCAGCTCGCCCGAGCGCCGCCATAAGGGCGCGGGCGCGCCGGGCGCTGCGTGCCGGCCGGGCTGCAGCCAGCAGCACCGCGTGCGCTTCGCCGACGCGCTGGGCCTGGAGCTGGCGCAGGTCAAGGTGTTCAACGCGGGCGACAACCCGTCTGTGCCGCTGCACGTGCTGTCGCGGCTCGCCATCAACTCGGACCTGTGCTGCAGCAGCCAGGACCTGGAGTTCACCTTGCAGTGCCTGGTGCCCGACTTCCCGCCGCCTGTCGAGGCCCCTGACTTCGGCGAGCGCCTGGGGCGGCAGCTCGTGTGTCTGGAGCGCGTCACCTGCTCAGACCTGGGCATCAGCGGTACGGCGCGCGTGCGCAACCTGGCCTTCGAGAAGCAGGTGGCGGTGCGCTACACGTTCTCGGACTGGCGCAGCGCGCACGAGGCGGCGGCGCGGTGGCGCGGGCCGGCGGGCACTGAGGGCGCCGAGGACGTCTTCGCCTTCGGCTTCCCAGTGCCGCCGTTCCTGCTGGAGCTCGGCTCCCACGTGCACTTCGCGCTGCGCTACCGCGTGGCCGGCGCCGAGTACTGGGACAACAACGACGGCCGCGACTACAGCCTCACGTGCCGCAACCACGCGCTGCACATGCCGCGCGGGGAGTGCGAGGAGAGCTGGATCCACTTCAT contains these protein-coding regions:
- the FAM217B gene encoding protein FAM217B, with product MNAGPSWNKVQRPKNSRKRQSKSQVPYISSQLKSSLGGCVLQPTEDKLKESISPEGNPKRSPLGYRCRGSSGNKLFLDFQTMKIVKEDAEEDSASDLSDSERIPVPPSPLTPPDLHLRAEEIDAVHFDLHPGQGPTQPEYCYPDFLPAPCNSWDLRDMAVLLHSEHRTEAVPRAAGPLGKYVDRLVQLEWLQIQTAQCEKGKGAKARPPTAPGTSGALKSPGRSKLIASALSTPQQEGPPKSGPSRKKDVHREDVHPSYYTCEASTKPLDVLSSSRLCSQKQTLDMQTEEKKKKSNKSSKLQHWHLSCGDGGDPKMESSVNLRFPRQPAVIGDSTDTYKASRAPAHATLKKKGNANNCARATISSEKKLKTNGVKPNTHKFKS
- the PPP1R3D gene encoding protein phosphatase 1 regulatory subunit 3D, whose translation is MSRGPGSAVLPAAAGFRKPAPRSLSCLSDLDGGAARESRPCRPPGSPGSAPPPPPAPSGCYPRLRPIILRRARSLPSSPERRHKGAGAPGAACRPGCSQQHRVRFADALGLELAQVKVFNAGDNPSVPLHVLSRLAINSDLCCSSQDLEFTLQCLVPDFPPPVEAPDFGERLGRQLVCLERVTCSDLGISGTARVRNLAFEKQVAVRYTFSDWRSAHEAAARWRGPAGTEGAEDVFAFGFPVPPFLLELGSHVHFALRYRVAGAEYWDNNDGRDYSLTCRNHALHMPRGECEESWIHFI